From a region of the Chitinivorax tropicus genome:
- the ndk gene encoding nucleoside-diphosphate kinase codes for MAVERTLSIVKPDAVAKNVIGQIYTRFEAAGLKIVAAKLKQLSRAEAEGFYAVHKERPFFNALVDFMVSGPVMIQVLEGEGAVAKNRELMGATDPKKADKGTIRADFADSIDANAVHGSDSAENAAIEIAYFFASSEVYGR; via the coding sequence ATGGCCGTTGAACGCACGCTGTCGATTGTCAAGCCTGATGCTGTTGCCAAAAACGTGATTGGACAGATCTACACCCGCTTCGAGGCTGCTGGCCTGAAGATCGTTGCTGCCAAGCTGAAGCAACTGTCCCGCGCGGAAGCAGAAGGTTTCTACGCAGTTCACAAAGAACGCCCCTTCTTCAATGCGCTGGTCGATTTCATGGTTTCCGGCCCCGTCATGATCCAGGTGCTGGAAGGTGAAGGCGCAGTTGCTAAAAACCGCGAGCTGATGGGCGCAACAGACCCGAAGAAAGCTGACAAAGGCACCATCCGCGCAGATTTCGCTGATTCGATCGACGCCAATGCCGTACATGGTTCCGACAGCGCTGAAAACGCTGCAATCGAGATCGCCTACTTCTTCGCTTCATCCGAAGTGTACGGTCGCTGA
- the rlmN gene encoding 23S rRNA (adenine(2503)-C(2))-methyltransferase RlmN, which produces MKTNLLDFDLDGLNAYFAEIGEKPFRAKQVMRWMHQFGVADFNDMTDIAKVLREKLNAQAEVRVPNEMIGLASEDGTRKWLLDVGTGNGIETVFIPEDDRGTLCVSSQVGCALECTFCSTGRQGFNRNLSVSEIIGQLWWANRALGRDPKGDRIISNVVMMGMGEPLANFDNVVTAMRIMLDDHGYGLSRRRVTLSTSGLVPAMDKLREACPVALAVSLHAPNDALRDEIVPINKKYPLKELMAACLRYLEKAPRDFVTFEYVMLDGVNDTLTHAQELIALTRDVPCKFNLIPFNPFPNSDYGRSSNEQIRRFRDTLIEAGYIVTTRKTRGDDIDAACGQLAGQVQDKTKRQIRRLTEIRS; this is translated from the coding sequence ATGAAAACCAACCTACTCGATTTTGATCTCGATGGCCTGAACGCCTATTTCGCTGAAATAGGCGAGAAGCCGTTTCGCGCCAAACAAGTCATGCGCTGGATGCACCAGTTCGGCGTGGCTGATTTCAATGACATGACCGATATCGCCAAGGTGTTGCGCGAGAAGCTCAATGCCCAGGCAGAAGTACGCGTGCCAAATGAGATGATCGGCCTGGCCAGCGAAGATGGAACCCGTAAGTGGCTGCTGGATGTGGGGACTGGTAACGGCATCGAGACCGTCTTCATCCCAGAAGATGATCGCGGCACCTTGTGTGTATCGAGTCAGGTTGGTTGTGCGCTGGAGTGCACATTTTGTTCCACCGGCAGGCAGGGCTTCAACCGCAATCTGTCTGTGTCGGAGATCATCGGTCAGCTCTGGTGGGCCAATAGAGCGCTGGGGCGTGATCCGAAGGGGGATCGCATCATCTCCAATGTGGTGATGATGGGCATGGGCGAGCCGTTGGCCAATTTCGACAATGTGGTCACTGCAATGCGCATCATGCTGGATGACCATGGCTATGGCCTGTCACGTCGTAGGGTGACGTTGTCGACCTCTGGGCTGGTGCCCGCCATGGATAAGTTACGTGAAGCGTGTCCGGTAGCCCTGGCGGTGAGCTTACATGCACCCAACGATGCCTTGCGGGACGAAATCGTCCCGATCAACAAGAAATATCCGCTCAAGGAATTGATGGCTGCGTGTTTGCGCTATCTGGAAAAAGCTCCGAGGGATTTCGTCACCTTCGAATATGTGATGTTGGATGGTGTCAACGACACATTGACTCATGCGCAGGAGCTGATTGCGTTGACCCGTGATGTGCCCTGTAAATTTAATTTGATTCCGTTCAATCCTTTTCCGAACTCCGACTATGGCCGGTCGTCTAATGAACAGATCCGCCGCTTCCGTGATACGCTGATAGAGGCGGGTTATATTGTCACCACCCGTAAGACACGCGGCGACGATATTGATGCGGCCTGTGGGCAGTTGGCTGGTCAGGTTCAGGATAAAACCAAGCGACAAATCAGAAGGTTGACGGAGATTCGTTCATGA
- the pilW gene encoding type IV pilus biogenesis/stability protein PilW, with protein MRKALCGALAVMAASVMSPLVHAQNPAMSAKLHTELSAQYFSLREYSVAIDEARQALSAVPEYGPAFNMLGLIFSELKEYQAADEYFRKAVQYAPNDSNVNHNYGLFLCRHRAGEDFSRYFQAALRNPLYQSPDKTWAASAGCKLQKGDLEGARDEFAQALAIRPDFQVALVGLASAYFRLQQYQEARTYFGRYFQGADGTAENLWEAIQTERKLNDPQGEARYTAKLKKLYPQSKEAELAANGR; from the coding sequence ATGAGAAAAGCGTTGTGCGGTGCCCTGGCTGTCATGGCGGCCAGTGTGATGAGCCCGCTGGTACATGCTCAAAACCCGGCGATGAGTGCCAAGCTGCACACCGAGCTGTCAGCGCAATATTTCAGCCTGCGAGAGTATTCTGTCGCCATCGATGAGGCGCGACAGGCATTGAGTGCAGTTCCTGAATACGGCCCAGCGTTCAATATGCTGGGTTTGATCTTTTCGGAGCTGAAAGAATATCAGGCAGCAGATGAATACTTCCGTAAGGCGGTGCAATATGCGCCCAATGATTCCAATGTGAATCATAACTACGGATTGTTCTTATGCCGCCATCGGGCTGGCGAAGACTTCAGTCGCTATTTCCAGGCTGCACTGCGCAACCCGCTTTACCAGTCTCCGGACAAGACCTGGGCCGCATCGGCTGGATGTAAGTTGCAGAAAGGGGATTTGGAGGGCGCGCGTGATGAGTTTGCCCAGGCGCTCGCCATCCGCCCGGATTTTCAGGTTGCCTTGGTCGGATTGGCCTCCGCCTATTTCCGCCTTCAGCAATATCAAGAAGCGAGAACCTACTTCGGTCGTTATTTCCAGGGTGCTGACGGTACTGCCGAGAATCTCTGGGAGGCCATCCAGACCGAACGTAAGCTCAATGACCCACAAGGTGAGGCCCGCTACACGGCCAAGCTGAAGAAACTGTATCCTCAATCCAAAGAAGCCGAGCTAGCCGCCAACGGACGATGA
- a CDS encoding helix-turn-helix domain-containing protein, with the protein MSNQTTLIDQPVRHGPGSELKAERLRQSLSIDEVVAKLKLSRRQVEALEADRFDDLPGNTFVKGFVRNYAKLLGLNASALVEQASAMLPEDVDAQPTRLEGRMPRITVEPGYGMSADRGGLSVLLMGAAAAVVAGFVVYYVLLRPATEPELHMAGSSSGTTATVETPVEVSPQSTPAETSTPVAVAPVPTGVATPAVEPVTQPATTANPPPPAQATSSTDTVAAPAAQPTATLGGQHAIKLNFNGESWVDIRDSEGKRLASKLFKPGQEEIVQGKPPYKLVVGNATQVTVMYNGKAVDLAPYVKVDVARFELN; encoded by the coding sequence ATGAGCAACCAAACGACCTTGATTGACCAACCTGTCAGGCACGGCCCTGGCAGTGAGTTGAAAGCAGAGCGCCTACGCCAGTCGTTGAGTATCGACGAGGTGGTGGCCAAGCTCAAATTGTCTCGTCGTCAAGTAGAGGCGCTTGAGGCAGATCGGTTTGACGATTTGCCAGGCAATACTTTCGTCAAAGGGTTTGTGCGTAATTATGCCAAGCTGCTTGGGCTGAATGCTTCAGCTTTGGTTGAGCAAGCAAGTGCCATGCTTCCTGAGGATGTCGATGCTCAACCGACCCGGCTTGAGGGGCGCATGCCTCGCATCACCGTAGAGCCCGGTTATGGCATGTCTGCAGATCGTGGTGGGTTGTCTGTTCTGCTGATGGGGGCGGCAGCGGCGGTGGTTGCTGGTTTCGTGGTCTACTACGTATTGCTGCGGCCCGCTACCGAGCCCGAGTTGCATATGGCTGGTTCGTCAAGTGGCACGACTGCGACCGTTGAAACACCTGTTGAGGTCAGCCCGCAGTCCACGCCAGCGGAAACCTCTACCCCCGTGGCGGTGGCCCCGGTGCCTACAGGCGTTGCGACACCAGCTGTCGAGCCCGTCACCCAGCCTGCTACCACGGCCAATCCCCCACCACCTGCTCAGGCGACCTCGTCAACTGACACCGTTGCTGCACCCGCAGCCCAACCGACAGCTACCCTGGGTGGGCAGCATGCCATCAAGTTGAATTTCAATGGCGAATCCTGGGTTGATATTCGTGATTCGGAAGGGAAGCGGTTGGCATCCAAGCTGTTCAAGCCTGGGCAGGAGGAGATTGTCCAAGGGAAGCCGCCCTATAAACTGGTGGTGGGCAATGCAACGCAGGTCACGGTTATGTATAACGGCAAAGCAGTTGATTTGGCGCCCTATGTCAAGGTGGATGTCGCGCGCTTTGAGCTGAACTGA
- the ispG gene encoding flavodoxin-dependent (E)-4-hydroxy-3-methylbut-2-enyl-diphosphate synthase, which translates to MFRTSITRRQTRQAIVGGVVVGGKAPVVIQAMTNTDTADVQATIDQVEELWRAGAEMVRITVNSMEAAAAVAAIRAGLDQRHCPVPLIGDFHFNGHKLLAAHPECAAALAKYRINPGNVGKGAKRDEQFAQMIEFALRYQKPVRIGVNWGSLDQAVMARLMDENSRRDVPWDADAVMREALITSALESAQQAIDLGMKPEDIVLSCKVSAMQDLIAVYRELANRCDFALHLGLTEAGMGVKGIVASSAALAVLLQEGIGDTIRISLTPQPGESRTQEVLVAQELLQSMGLRSFTPQVTACPGCGRTTSTVFQELARDIQSWLRLQMPLWRDQYAGVAEMKVAVMGCVVNGPGESKLADIGISLPGTGEVPVAPVYVDGERYITLKGDAIAMEFQAIVDEYVAARYGRGEKLKPREPRTIAVKPVA; encoded by the coding sequence ATGTTTCGCACTTCCATCACCCGTAGACAAACCCGCCAAGCCATAGTGGGTGGTGTTGTCGTGGGTGGCAAGGCGCCTGTCGTCATTCAGGCCATGACCAATACCGACACGGCGGATGTCCAGGCAACCATCGATCAAGTCGAAGAGCTGTGGCGTGCCGGGGCTGAGATGGTGCGTATCACCGTCAACAGCATGGAGGCTGCGGCAGCTGTCGCGGCGATCCGAGCTGGTCTGGATCAGCGACATTGCCCGGTGCCATTGATCGGGGACTTCCACTTCAACGGCCATAAATTGCTGGCTGCACATCCGGAGTGCGCAGCTGCCCTGGCCAAGTATCGTATCAACCCGGGCAATGTGGGGAAGGGCGCCAAGCGTGATGAGCAATTCGCCCAGATGATCGAATTCGCGCTTCGTTATCAGAAGCCGGTGCGCATCGGGGTGAACTGGGGCAGCCTGGATCAGGCCGTCATGGCCCGCTTGATGGATGAAAATTCGCGCCGGGACGTGCCTTGGGATGCTGATGCGGTCATGCGTGAGGCATTGATCACCTCGGCACTGGAAAGCGCGCAACAGGCCATCGATCTGGGCATGAAGCCCGAAGACATCGTCCTGTCGTGCAAAGTTAGTGCCATGCAGGATCTGATTGCTGTCTACAGGGAGCTGGCCAATCGTTGCGATTTTGCGTTGCACCTGGGGCTGACTGAGGCTGGCATGGGGGTGAAGGGTATTGTCGCATCCAGTGCGGCGTTGGCTGTGCTATTGCAGGAGGGGATCGGTGATACGATCCGTATCTCGTTGACCCCACAACCCGGCGAATCGCGCACCCAAGAGGTGCTGGTGGCTCAGGAGCTGCTGCAATCCATGGGGCTGCGATCCTTTACGCCACAGGTGACGGCCTGCCCTGGCTGTGGACGCACCACCAGCACGGTGTTCCAGGAGCTGGCAAGGGATATCCAGAGTTGGCTGCGCTTGCAGATGCCACTGTGGCGTGACCAATATGCAGGTGTTGCGGAGATGAAGGTCGCGGTGATGGGCTGCGTGGTCAATGGCCCGGGTGAGTCTAAATTGGCCGATATCGGTATCTCCCTGCCTGGTACGGGCGAAGTGCCAGTCGCCCCTGTCTATGTGGATGGCGAACGTTATATCACATTGAAAGGGGACGCCATTGCTATGGAGTTCCAAGCCATCGTCGATGAATACGTCGCCGCGCGTTATGGTCGTGGCGAAAAATTGAAACCAAGAGAGCCGCGCACCATTGCGGTCAAACCCGTCGCATAA
- the hisS gene encoding histidine--tRNA ligase, producing MSKEIRAIKGMNDILPGESDTWQFFEATVRDWAAAYGYHNIRTPIVEETSLFVRSIGEVTDIVEKEMYSFEDSLNGDKLTLRPEGTASCLRAVIQHNLLHQGPQRLWYMGQMYRHERPQKGRYRQFHQVGVEALGFDGPDVDAELLLMTVSLWKRLGLQNLQLQLNSLGTSEERARHREALIAYLAQHQDTLDDDGKRRLYTNPLRVLDSKNPAMQAICDAAPKLVDYLGDASRQHFDTLQQLLTDCGVPFVINPRLVRGLDYYNLTVFEWVTNELGSQGTVCGGGRYDGLVEQLGGKPTAACGFGMGVERLLLLLEAQRITPPVERPDVYLVHQGTNIGSYVMQTAEMLREQGLKVILHGGQASFKSQMKKADASGARFAAIIGENEAISKTVSIKPLLGEGAQQIVEQSQAVSLIKQ from the coding sequence ATGTCCAAAGAAATCCGCGCCATTAAAGGCATGAACGATATTTTGCCTGGTGAAAGTGACACCTGGCAGTTTTTTGAAGCGACCGTCCGTGATTGGGCCGCCGCCTATGGCTACCACAATATCCGCACCCCGATTGTCGAAGAGACCAGTTTATTTGTCCGGTCGATTGGCGAAGTGACGGATATCGTAGAGAAAGAGATGTACAGCTTTGAGGATTCGCTCAATGGCGACAAGCTGACATTGCGCCCTGAAGGCACCGCCTCGTGCCTACGTGCAGTGATTCAGCACAATCTGCTACATCAAGGCCCACAACGCTTGTGGTATATGGGGCAAATGTATCGCCACGAGCGGCCACAGAAAGGCCGTTATCGGCAGTTTCACCAAGTTGGGGTGGAGGCATTGGGTTTCGATGGGCCTGATGTGGATGCTGAGCTGTTGTTGATGACTGTTTCATTGTGGAAGCGACTGGGCCTACAGAATCTGCAATTGCAGCTCAATTCTTTGGGAACCAGTGAAGAGCGTGCCCGTCACCGTGAAGCGTTGATTGCTTATCTGGCGCAGCATCAGGACACCCTGGATGACGATGGGAAACGTCGTCTGTACACCAATCCACTGCGGGTGCTGGACAGCAAGAATCCCGCCATGCAGGCCATCTGCGATGCAGCCCCGAAATTGGTCGATTATCTGGGTGATGCCTCCCGCCAGCACTTTGACACACTGCAGCAGTTGCTGACGGATTGCGGCGTGCCATTCGTGATCAATCCGCGATTGGTGCGGGGGCTCGATTACTACAATCTGACCGTATTTGAATGGGTGACCAATGAACTGGGCTCGCAAGGGACGGTCTGTGGTGGTGGCCGCTATGACGGTTTGGTCGAGCAGCTGGGTGGCAAGCCGACAGCTGCTTGCGGCTTCGGCATGGGGGTCGAGCGCTTGCTGCTGCTGTTGGAGGCACAACGCATCACCCCGCCGGTAGAGCGGCCCGATGTCTATCTGGTACACCAAGGCACCAACATCGGTAGCTATGTGATGCAGACAGCAGAAATGCTGCGCGAACAAGGATTGAAGGTGATCTTGCATGGTGGGCAGGCCAGCTTCAAATCTCAGATGAAAAAAGCCGATGCATCCGGCGCGCGCTTTGCAGCCATCATTGGTGAGAATGAAGCGATATCGAAAACAGTATCGATCAAACCCCTTTTGGGTGAAGGGGCTCAACAGATCGTCGAACAATCACAGGCTGTCAGCCTGATCAAGCAATAA
- a CDS encoding YfgM family protein: MAYDLQEQEQLDSLKSFWKQYGGMIMAVTSAAIIALVASQAWRHYQDSRAQAASTEYTALEQALQKNDQAKAKEFSGRLASEYSKTPYAARAALLEAKQAFDKDDLKTATAKLSWVVENAVEPEIKDVARLRLAAVQLDQKQFDAALKALDAAPVDAFSSQFAEMKGDVLLAQGKKADAAKAYQHALNKLEKTAPGYQLVQMKLDALGDVK; encoded by the coding sequence ATGGCCTATGATTTGCAAGAGCAAGAACAGCTGGATTCCCTCAAGTCATTTTGGAAGCAATATGGCGGAATGATCATGGCTGTCACCAGCGCAGCCATTATCGCCTTGGTGGCCAGCCAAGCTTGGCGCCACTATCAGGACAGTCGTGCCCAAGCAGCTTCAACGGAATATACCGCGCTGGAACAGGCATTACAGAAAAACGACCAAGCCAAAGCCAAGGAATTCTCAGGCAGGCTGGCAAGCGAATACAGCAAGACCCCCTATGCTGCCAGGGCGGCTTTGCTGGAGGCCAAGCAAGCCTTTGACAAGGATGATCTGAAGACCGCTACGGCCAAGCTGAGCTGGGTAGTCGAGAATGCTGTCGAGCCTGAGATCAAAGACGTGGCCCGTCTGCGTCTGGCTGCAGTGCAGTTGGATCAAAAGCAGTTTGATGCTGCGCTGAAGGCACTGGATGCTGCTCCTGTGGATGCATTCTCCTCCCAGTTTGCGGAAATGAAGGGTGATGTGCTGTTGGCGCAAGGCAAGAAGGCCGATGCGGCCAAGGCCTATCAACACGCACTGAACAAACTTGAGAAGACTGCGCCTGGTTATCAACTGGTTCAGATGAAGTTGGATGCACTTGGAGATGTCAAGTGA
- the bamB gene encoding outer membrane protein assembly factor BamB, which yields MIIKRLVSASLVAGLLAACASTDNAPEPAKLTQITDYAQAKVVWHQDIGNAEDFVFRPAIDSDKVFVAERAGRVTVFDLKTGKQLASWKTSGPLSAGVAAAQGVVAVASEKGQLYLYDDTGALRWQTPAGTEVVATPVIAGDAVVVHASNGDVAAFSIEDGKRRWIFQRAIPALTLRNTAPVAASGSILYAGLPAGKLVALRRDDGNVLWDAVVAQPKGATELERISDVTSVPVIDSDVVCAVAFQGKVTCFDASNGNPGWSRDVSSSVGLAADGTKVYVTDDTGSVLAYEKRSGRNLWKQAKLFARDVSAPAVIGRFVIVGDLEGYVHFLSAEDGSFLTRIKTDGSAIRTAPVVVGDQVIVQTERGGIFALFAN from the coding sequence GTGATCATCAAACGTCTTGTGTCGGCCAGTTTGGTTGCTGGCCTGTTGGCGGCCTGTGCCAGCACAGATAACGCCCCCGAGCCAGCCAAGCTGACGCAGATCACCGATTACGCGCAGGCAAAAGTGGTGTGGCACCAAGATATCGGCAACGCCGAGGATTTTGTCTTCCGGCCTGCCATCGACAGTGACAAAGTTTTTGTTGCCGAGCGTGCTGGTCGCGTGACGGTATTTGATCTCAAAACCGGTAAGCAGCTTGCAAGCTGGAAGACCTCCGGCCCATTGTCTGCTGGCGTCGCTGCTGCGCAGGGCGTAGTGGCGGTGGCGAGTGAAAAAGGCCAGCTATATTTATATGACGATACGGGCGCGCTGCGCTGGCAAACCCCGGCGGGGACGGAAGTCGTCGCTACGCCAGTCATTGCCGGTGACGCAGTGGTCGTCCATGCCAGCAATGGTGACGTGGCGGCCTTCTCTATTGAAGATGGCAAGCGACGTTGGATCTTCCAACGCGCCATCCCGGCATTGACGCTCCGAAACACTGCACCTGTTGCAGCATCTGGCAGCATTCTGTATGCCGGCCTGCCGGCGGGTAAGTTGGTTGCGCTCCGGCGTGATGATGGAAATGTGCTGTGGGATGCTGTTGTCGCGCAGCCTAAAGGCGCAACAGAACTGGAACGGATTTCCGACGTCACCAGCGTACCGGTCATCGACAGTGATGTGGTCTGTGCGGTTGCCTTCCAAGGTAAGGTCACCTGCTTTGATGCCAGCAACGGTAACCCTGGCTGGAGTCGGGATGTTTCCAGTTCGGTTGGGTTGGCGGCGGATGGCACCAAGGTGTATGTCACGGACGATACTGGTTCGGTATTGGCCTATGAAAAACGTTCTGGCCGTAACTTGTGGAAACAAGCCAAGTTGTTTGCACGTGACGTGTCCGCACCAGCTGTGATCGGGCGCTTCGTGATCGTTGGCGACTTGGAAGGTTACGTCCATTTCCTGTCCGCAGAAGACGGGTCATTCCTGACCCGTATCAAGACGGATGGTTCTGCAATTCGAACTGCACCTGTGGTGGTTGGCGATCAGGTGATCGTACAGACTGAGCGTGGCGGTATCTTTGCACTATTTGCAAACTGA
- the der gene encoding ribosome biogenesis GTPase Der — translation MKPTVVLVGRPNVGKSTLFNRLTRSRDAIVADMPGLTRDRHYGHGRVGDKPYLVVDTGGFEPVVKEGILHEMAKQTLQAVDEADVVVFIVDGRTGLTAQDKVIADKLRRSGRSVHLVVNKAEGMNRGSVTAEFHELGLGEPVAISASHGEGVRELMELVLADLPDVTEEEGKKPTHPKFAIVGRPNVGKSTLVNSILGEERVIAFDLPGTTRDSIYIDFERSGKQYTIIDTAGIRRRGKVKEAIEKFSVIKTLQSAEDANVVVLVLDAQQEISDQDAGIAGFILESGRALVVAVNKWDGLDDYRRDRIKHDLDRKLKFLGFAKFHFISALHGKGVGALLQSIDEAYSAAMANLSTPKLTRVLLAAVQKQAPPRKGPVRPKMRYAHQGGMNPPIVVVHGSGLDEIPESYVRYLEHTFVEVFKLQGTPLRVQFKQSHNPFADKG, via the coding sequence ATGAAACCGACAGTAGTATTGGTTGGGCGGCCCAATGTTGGCAAGTCAACATTGTTCAATCGCCTGACCCGCTCACGCGATGCGATCGTGGCCGATATGCCCGGCCTGACCCGAGACCGCCATTATGGCCATGGCCGTGTTGGCGACAAGCCTTATCTGGTGGTGGATACCGGGGGGTTCGAGCCCGTGGTGAAAGAGGGCATCTTGCATGAGATGGCCAAGCAGACATTACAAGCGGTGGATGAGGCCGATGTGGTCGTGTTCATTGTGGATGGTCGTACCGGCTTGACCGCACAGGACAAGGTGATTGCCGACAAATTGCGCCGCAGTGGTCGGTCTGTCCATCTCGTGGTCAACAAAGCCGAGGGTATGAATCGTGGCAGCGTCACGGCGGAGTTCCATGAACTTGGCCTGGGCGAGCCGGTGGCTATCTCCGCTTCGCATGGCGAGGGCGTGCGGGAATTGATGGAACTGGTGCTGGCCGATCTGCCCGATGTCACGGAAGAAGAAGGCAAGAAACCGACACACCCGAAATTTGCCATTGTAGGGCGCCCAAATGTCGGCAAATCGACCTTGGTGAACAGCATCTTGGGTGAAGAACGAGTGATCGCCTTCGATCTGCCCGGTACCACCCGCGACAGCATCTATATCGATTTTGAGCGTAGTGGCAAGCAATACACCATCATTGATACCGCAGGCATCCGGCGTCGTGGCAAGGTGAAAGAAGCCATCGAAAAATTTTCGGTCATCAAGACACTGCAATCAGCGGAAGATGCCAACGTGGTGGTATTGGTGTTGGATGCACAGCAGGAGATCTCCGACCAGGATGCGGGCATTGCGGGCTTCATTTTGGAAAGTGGGCGGGCGCTGGTGGTGGCGGTGAACAAGTGGGATGGCCTGGATGACTATCGCCGTGACCGGATCAAGCATGATCTGGATCGTAAGCTGAAATTCCTTGGTTTTGCCAAATTCCACTTCATTTCCGCCCTGCATGGCAAGGGCGTGGGTGCATTGCTGCAATCCATTGACGAAGCCTACTCGGCTGCCATGGCAAACCTGTCCACACCAAAGCTGACACGCGTACTGTTGGCAGCCGTGCAGAAGCAGGCGCCACCCAGAAAGGGCCCGGTTCGTCCAAAGATGCGTTATGCCCACCAAGGGGGAATGAATCCACCGATCGTGGTGGTGCACGGCAGCGGTCTGGACGAAATTCCAGAAAGTTATGTTCGATACTTGGAACATACTTTCGTAGAAGTGTTCAAACTGCAAGGTACACCATTACGTGTGCAGTTCAAGCAATCGCATAACCCATTTGCAGATAAGGGCTGA
- the hfq gene encoding RNA chaperone Hfq — protein sequence MSNKGQMLQDPFLNILRKEHVPVSIYLVNGIKLQGQIESFDQYVVLLKNTVTQMVYKHAISTVVPARSVSIPYEQPAHNADA from the coding sequence ATGAGCAATAAAGGGCAAATGCTACAAGACCCGTTTTTGAATATTTTGCGAAAAGAGCATGTACCCGTTTCCATTTATTTGGTGAATGGGATCAAGCTGCAAGGCCAGATTGAATCATTCGACCAGTATGTTGTGTTGTTGAAAAACACAGTGACCCAGATGGTATATAAACATGCCATCTCGACAGTCGTTCCGGCCCGCTCAGTCAGCATTCCGTACGAACAGCCTGCGCACAACGCAGACGCTTGA
- the hflX gene encoding GTPase HflX, producing the protein MFDRHQGGDEAVLVCLDFGDADFEDSLLELKELAASAGIATLAVIQGRRSRPDPALFAGSGKVDEIAEAVRAHGAQIVIFNHQLSPAQERNLERKIQCRVVDRTSLILDIFAQRARSHEGKLQVELAQLEHLSTRLVRGWTHLERQKGGIGLRGPGETQLETDRRLLGKRVKTLKDKLATLQRQRQVQRKGRDRAGTVSVSIVGYTNAGKSTLFNALTKAKAYAADQLFATLDTTSRKLFLDAQHSVILSDTVGFVRQLPHTLVEAFRATLEETIRADLLLHVVDSNQESRDRQMEEVNKVLQEIGADTIPQLIIWNKIDLKGVSPTVERDEYGRISAVRLSARTGEGLDLLRGAIMEFIQAQHADQGSTANDANASEYQQHRI; encoded by the coding sequence GTGTTTGACCGTCATCAGGGCGGCGATGAAGCCGTGCTTGTCTGCCTCGACTTTGGCGATGCAGATTTCGAAGATAGCTTGCTGGAGTTGAAAGAGCTTGCAGCGAGTGCTGGCATTGCTACATTGGCCGTTATACAAGGCAGGCGCTCCAGGCCGGACCCAGCATTGTTCGCCGGATCTGGCAAGGTGGACGAGATTGCAGAGGCTGTTCGTGCGCATGGCGCGCAGATTGTCATTTTCAATCACCAGCTTTCACCGGCGCAGGAACGTAACCTGGAGCGAAAAATTCAGTGCCGTGTGGTTGATCGTACCTCGCTGATCCTGGATATTTTTGCACAGCGGGCCCGCAGCCACGAAGGCAAGCTGCAAGTCGAGCTGGCGCAGCTGGAGCACCTCTCGACCCGTTTGGTCCGAGGGTGGACACACCTTGAGCGGCAAAAGGGCGGGATTGGTCTACGTGGCCCAGGCGAAACACAATTGGAAACCGACCGACGGTTGCTTGGGAAACGCGTCAAGACATTGAAGGACAAGTTGGCGACTTTGCAACGCCAGCGCCAGGTGCAACGCAAAGGGCGCGATCGCGCAGGCACCGTATCTGTTTCGATCGTAGGCTACACCAATGCTGGCAAGAGCACCCTGTTCAATGCCTTGACCAAGGCCAAAGCCTACGCAGCGGATCAGCTTTTTGCTACGCTGGATACAACCAGCCGCAAACTGTTTCTGGATGCCCAGCATAGTGTCATCTTGTCCGATACTGTCGGTTTTGTCAGGCAACTGCCACACACCTTGGTTGAAGCATTCCGTGCAACGCTGGAAGAAACCATCCGGGCTGACCTATTGCTGCATGTGGTGGATTCGAATCAGGAATCACGTGACCGGCAGATGGAAGAGGTCAATAAAGTGCTTCAGGAGATCGGGGCGGATACGATTCCGCAGCTGATCATATGGAACAAGATAGACCTGAAGGGGGTCTCACCAACGGTGGAGCGAGATGAGTATGGTAGAATCTCCGCCGTTCGCCTGAGTGCGCGCACCGGCGAGGGGTTGGACCTGCTGCGTGGTGCAATCATGGAATTCATCCAGGCGCAACACGCCGATCAGGGCTCCACAGCCAATGATGCAAACGCATCGGAATACCAACAACACCGGATCTAA